From the Methanooceanicella nereidis genome, one window contains:
- a CDS encoding histidine kinase dimerization/phosphoacceptor domain -containing protein, with product MGLKLDLNSIFIQLLLLVFIVAIVPVVILTYNNYTTISQDKYAQFNDKIKDVSAMVERDYKTQMDRDNNAAARISMDPKLISAMRSRDNHTVKCLLGEYSKKYSFFDIITVYDNNSIVVARSTTNKSGDYNINSQVRDALDGKESSVTDIVPEQVIRMNDLENKLGGMVNNEGLAIINALPICDDNNTILGVVYTAQVQNNNFGLVDTITEESGAYCTIFQGDTRIATTLMDPQGNRIVGTKVSPEVADRVLNKGEVVRGTLKVYDYWDLYVHYEPLRNGEDEIVGMLFVGYDIGPGLVELNNMQVQAAAIAIIASMLSVGIGYAVVTRVTKPIDKLVIIANKIAAGDLDVKVETDAKGGEIGELSNAIKKMVHYMVNNIKYRINYNESILKGISDPMFVVDNDRNITFFNEPAAKLTGYQLDEAIGRKCYDIFKMPICHNYCLGDDCWKKVDIVRGYETTATTKDNDVIIVRGSSAPIRDANGQIIGAIELLRDITIEKKAEDMIKESLKEKEVLLREIHHRVKNNLQIISSLLNLQSGYVKDREALGMFRESQNRVKSMALIHEKLYLSKDLAKIDFAEYIRSLTNNLFHSYGAYKNNITLKTKINRVSLGIDTAIPCGLIINELVSNSLKYAFPRGRSGEVWIELNRDYTEEGITFILKVGDNGIGFPGGLDFKNTETLGLQLVNTLSCQLGGTIELNRENGTEFIITFQETKK from the coding sequence ATGGGTTTAAAGCTAGATCTAAACAGCATTTTTATTCAGCTCCTACTATTAGTGTTCATAGTCGCCATCGTCCCCGTGGTCATCCTGACATACAATAACTATACCACCATATCACAGGATAAGTATGCTCAGTTCAACGATAAAATAAAAGACGTCTCAGCGATGGTGGAAAGAGACTATAAGACGCAGATGGACAGGGACAACAACGCCGCTGCGAGAATTAGCATGGACCCCAAACTGATCTCCGCCATGAGATCCAGGGATAACCATACAGTAAAGTGCCTTCTCGGCGAATACTCTAAGAAGTACAGCTTTTTTGACATTATCACAGTCTATGACAATAATTCCATAGTCGTGGCAAGATCCACGACAAACAAGAGCGGGGACTACAATATAAACTCGCAGGTCAGGGACGCGCTTGATGGAAAAGAGTCGTCCGTCACCGACATAGTACCTGAACAGGTCATCCGTATGAACGACCTTGAGAACAAGCTCGGAGGCATGGTCAATAATGAAGGGCTTGCTATAATCAATGCCCTGCCGATATGCGATGACAACAATACTATCCTGGGCGTCGTCTACACCGCGCAGGTGCAAAACAACAATTTCGGCCTGGTAGACACGATCACCGAAGAGTCAGGGGCCTATTGTACGATATTTCAGGGAGATACGAGAATAGCGACAACACTGATGGACCCGCAGGGTAACAGGATAGTCGGTACGAAAGTAAGCCCGGAAGTAGCCGATAGAGTGCTTAATAAAGGAGAGGTCGTAAGAGGTACCTTAAAAGTTTATGATTACTGGGACCTTTACGTCCACTACGAGCCGCTGAGAAACGGCGAAGACGAGATCGTGGGAATGCTTTTCGTAGGGTATGACATAGGGCCCGGGCTTGTAGAGCTCAATAACATGCAGGTCCAGGCGGCGGCCATTGCGATAATCGCATCCATGCTTTCGGTCGGCATAGGCTATGCCGTAGTCACAAGGGTCACAAAACCCATAGACAAGCTTGTGATCATCGCTAACAAGATAGCCGCAGGAGACCTGGATGTCAAGGTCGAGACGGACGCTAAAGGCGGCGAGATAGGAGAGCTCAGCAACGCCATCAAAAAGATGGTACATTACATGGTGAATAACATCAAGTACCGTATAAACTATAATGAGTCTATCCTGAAAGGCATCTCCGATCCGATGTTCGTAGTGGATAACGACCGGAACATCACATTTTTTAACGAGCCCGCTGCCAAGCTGACGGGATATCAGCTTGATGAGGCGATAGGAAGGAAGTGCTATGACATATTCAAGATGCCTATCTGCCACAACTATTGCCTGGGCGACGATTGCTGGAAAAAGGTCGACATTGTCAGGGGATATGAGACGACCGCCACCACGAAGGATAACGATGTCATCATCGTAAGAGGCAGCAGCGCCCCGATAAGAGATGCTAACGGGCAAATAATAGGTGCGATAGAGCTGCTCCGCGACATAACGATCGAGAAAAAAGCGGAAGATATGATAAAGGAGTCCCTGAAGGAAAAAGAGGTGCTATTAAGAGAGATACATCACCGCGTTAAAAATAACCTGCAGATAATATCGAGCCTGCTCAACCTCCAGTCGGGATATGTCAAGGACAGGGAAGCTCTCGGCATGTTCAGGGAAAGCCAGAACCGCGTCAAGTCCATGGCCCTTATCCATGAAAAACTATATCTTTCCAAAGACCTGGCAAAGATAGATTTCGCCGAATATATCCGCAGCCTTACAAATAACTTATTCCATTCATACGGTGCATACAAGAACAACATCACCCTGAAAACGAAAATAAACAGAGTATCCCTGGGCATTGACACCGCGATACCTTGCGGGCTTATAATCAACGAGCTTGTGTCCAATTCATTAAAATATGCTTTCCCCCGGGGAAGAAGCGGCGAAGTCTGGATAGAGCTGAACCGTGATTACACCGAGGAAGGCATCACATTTATACTAAAAGTCGGGGACAACGGTATCGGGTTCCCCGGCGGCCTGGACTTCAAGAACACAGAGACCCTTGGCCTTCAGCTCGTAAATACATTATCATGCCAGCTAGGCGGGACCATAGAGCTGAATAGAGAAAATGGCACGGAATTCATAATAACTTTCCAGGAAACGAAAAAATAA
- the glnA gene encoding type I glutamate--ammonia ligase — MSKITKDAILEKAKELNVKFVKLQFTDVFGTTKNVAIPVEQLEKALDGDIMFDGSSIEGFVRIEESDMYLKPDLTTFSLIPWKSEYGNVARLICDVYDSNGKPFAGCPRCNLKRVIKEAEEMGFTMNAGPEAEFYLFERDENGFPTLNSKDKGGYFDLSPIDLGDEVRRAMVTSLQGMGFEIEASHHEVGEGQHEIDFKYADAVTTADNILTFKFVVRKIAMQYGLHATFMPKPIFAKAGSGMHVHQSLFKKNKNAFYDANAKYQLSKTALYYIGGLLSHARGYAAVTNPLVNSYKRLVPGYEAPVYIAWSEKNRSPLVRIPARRGVGTRAELRCPDPSCNPYLALAVTLKAGIDGIRKKTDPGEPVNLNIYHLTEQQKSDMGIKSLPANLSEALDELEADEIIKSALGPHIYENYMVAKRIEWDEYRSQVHKWEIENYLSIY, encoded by the coding sequence ATGAGCAAAATCACTAAGGATGCCATACTTGAAAAAGCCAAAGAGCTTAATGTCAAGTTCGTAAAACTTCAATTCACCGATGTTTTTGGCACGACTAAGAACGTCGCCATTCCTGTGGAGCAGCTGGAAAAAGCGCTCGACGGGGACATAATGTTCGATGGCTCATCGATAGAGGGCTTTGTCAGGATAGAAGAATCCGACATGTATCTTAAGCCGGACCTTACTACATTTTCATTGATCCCGTGGAAAAGCGAGTACGGTAACGTAGCAAGGCTCATCTGTGACGTATATGACTCTAACGGAAAGCCTTTCGCAGGATGCCCCAGGTGCAACCTGAAGAGGGTGATAAAAGAGGCTGAAGAGATGGGCTTCACAATGAATGCCGGACCCGAGGCGGAATTCTACCTTTTCGAGCGCGACGAGAACGGGTTCCCGACCTTAAACTCCAAGGACAAGGGCGGCTACTTTGACCTTTCACCCATCGATCTGGGCGACGAGGTAAGGCGTGCGATGGTCACCAGCCTCCAGGGCATGGGATTCGAGATAGAGGCTTCTCACCACGAGGTCGGAGAAGGGCAGCACGAGATAGACTTTAAGTATGCTGACGCTGTGACCACGGCCGACAACATACTCACGTTCAAATTCGTCGTAAGAAAGATAGCCATGCAGTACGGGCTTCACGCCACATTCATGCCAAAGCCCATCTTCGCGAAAGCCGGCTCGGGGATGCATGTACACCAGTCGCTGTTCAAAAAGAACAAGAACGCATTCTACGACGCTAACGCGAAATACCAGCTAAGCAAGACGGCATTATACTATATCGGAGGGCTTCTCAGCCACGCCAGAGGATATGCGGCAGTGACGAACCCCCTGGTCAACTCGTATAAGAGGCTTGTCCCCGGCTATGAGGCTCCGGTATATATCGCATGGTCCGAGAAGAACAGGTCACCGCTGGTAAGGATCCCCGCTCGCAGAGGCGTCGGCACCCGCGCCGAGCTAAGGTGCCCTGACCCGTCATGCAACCCGTATCTCGCCCTGGCCGTGACCTTAAAGGCAGGAATTGACGGCATTCGTAAGAAGACAGACCCCGGAGAGCCTGTGAACCTTAACATTTACCACCTGACGGAACAGCAGAAATCCGATATGGGCATAAAGAGCCTTCCTGCGAACCTTTCTGAAGCTCTCGACGAGCTCGAAGCGGACGAAATAATAAAGAGCGCCCTCGGACCGCACATCTATGAGAACTATATGGTCGCGAAGCGCATCGAATGGGACGAGTACAGGAGCCAGGTCCATAAATGGGAGATAGAGAACTATCTTAGCATATATTAA